A single Longimicrobiales bacterium DNA region contains:
- a CDS encoding DUF305 domain-containing protein, producing the protein MTRSELRLIAALLAPIVLPACSQATASPAATAPAPTAADEEFEAIFRARMDSARTRYTDADVHFMTGMIHHHAQAIEVSRMVPGRGASQPVQTLAARIINAQQDEIATMQRWLRNRDQPVPELHITDTGVMVHGADHAMHMPGMLTPEQIRQLDAARGAEFDRLFLTFMIQHHRGAVTMVRELFAMDGAGQDEEVFKFASDAQVDQATEVARMELMLSEMSSGDRSQKP; encoded by the coding sequence ATGACACGATCAGAGCTGCGGCTCATTGCCGCCCTTCTAGCCCCCATCGTGCTTCCCGCGTGCTCACAGGCCACCGCGAGCCCGGCCGCTACGGCGCCCGCGCCAACGGCTGCCGATGAGGAATTCGAGGCGATTTTCCGCGCCCGGATGGATAGCGCGCGAACGCGCTATACCGACGCCGATGTGCATTTCATGACGGGGATGATCCACCACCATGCGCAGGCCATCGAGGTATCGCGTATGGTGCCCGGCCGCGGGGCCAGCCAGCCGGTGCAGACGCTGGCGGCGCGGATCATCAATGCGCAGCAGGATGAGATCGCCACGATGCAGCGGTGGCTGCGCAATCGCGACCAGCCCGTGCCGGAGCTGCACATCACCGATACCGGCGTAATGGTCCACGGCGCGGACCACGCCATGCACATGCCGGGCATGCTCACGCCCGAGCAGATCCGCCAGCTGGACGCCGCGCGCGGCGCGGAATTCGACCGGCTGTTCCTCACGTTCATGATCCAGCACCACCGCGGCGCCGTGACCATGGTCCGCGAGCTGTTCGCCATGGATGGCGCCGGACAGGACGAGGAGGTATTCAAGTTTGCTTCCGACGCGCAGGTCGATCAGGCGACGGAGGTGGCCCGCATGGAGCTCATGCTGTCAGAGATGAGCTCCGGGGATCGTTCTCAGAAGCCGTAA
- a CDS encoding BTAD domain-containing putative transcriptional regulator, giving the protein MTTTGSGPGRGTLPVELTHFIGRERELAALRQLAESARLLTLTGAGGSGKSRLALQLVTQIPGTDADDVAWVELAPLMEERLVAAAVQRALGSPTEGGAASADSIIATLGDRSLTLVLDNCEHLVDTCAALADTLLRACPHLRIIATSREALGVAGERAWLVPPLALPAPDDGLDALASSDAVRLFVDRARDVLPSFTLSAANARVIADICMHLDGIPLAIELAAARVRHLSPEQIRDRLSDAFSLLTSGARTALPRHRTLRAALDWSHDLLREEARVVLRRLAVFRGGFTLDMVEEVASGDGIAPHTVLDLIAVLADRSMIVVREQDGSARYHLLETMRQYAEQRLAEAGETERVRGRLAAVISARVAAVEPSFTTRARRSAFAQLEPELDNIREVLSWTREHDPQQHVRLVGMLWWFWFSTRYWVEAHRWLSDALELPAAREPTRERAALLFAIGALAALRAQPAVARPYLEEAAVLAAAVGDARLEAYALNYIGMTWSSSLSPTAREYTARAERWMRANGDEYGLRLALLLGGMAEFGAGNRERAIEMMEEAVQIARSFGQDRELAVALQTYATVLIGSAGMEKMEAMVLESLEALRRDPSFLFIARAIDYRAYCRSERDPRAAAREIGIASAMRRHIGANRFQHDDVVMDRLVGRLRELLGDVEYERAFDEGTHVQPAHALDEVLGGAATQPAAVQPIAPLPAVRTADTAVPVPAAASPAPSPVATDLCVRALGPFEVEVQGTAVSAWPYAKPKELLAFLLLRPQGRTRAEIGAALWPEASPAQVRNSFHVTMHHVRRTIGHADWVVLDGERYMIAPGVTVDFDVAAFQEQAESAMALDGDAAVPALRSAMRLYRDHFLAGETAGAWRDDVQDRLRRLYCNVGLRLAELLETAGDDADAAEVYERVIACEPLHEAAHRGLLLALTRAGRRAHALRHYDRLLAVLQSLELEPEEETLELYERIRSADIVPGG; this is encoded by the coding sequence ATGACGACAACCGGATCCGGGCCAGGGCGCGGTACACTGCCCGTCGAGCTGACGCACTTCATCGGCCGCGAGCGCGAGCTCGCGGCACTGCGGCAGCTTGCGGAGTCGGCGCGTCTGCTCACGCTGACAGGCGCGGGCGGCAGCGGCAAGTCACGACTCGCACTCCAGCTCGTGACGCAGATTCCCGGGACAGATGCTGACGACGTCGCGTGGGTCGAGCTCGCGCCGCTCATGGAGGAGCGCCTCGTTGCGGCTGCTGTTCAGCGCGCGCTCGGTTCGCCGACGGAGGGCGGTGCTGCGTCCGCGGACTCCATCATCGCGACGCTCGGCGACCGGTCACTGACGCTCGTGCTGGACAACTGCGAGCATCTCGTCGATACCTGCGCCGCGCTCGCGGACACGCTGCTGCGCGCGTGTCCGCACCTGCGCATCATTGCGACCAGTCGCGAGGCGCTCGGCGTCGCGGGTGAGCGTGCCTGGCTGGTGCCGCCGCTCGCACTGCCTGCGCCCGACGACGGTCTGGACGCACTCGCCTCCTCCGATGCCGTACGACTCTTCGTGGATCGCGCCCGCGACGTGCTCCCGTCGTTCACGCTGTCAGCCGCCAATGCACGCGTCATCGCTGACATCTGCATGCACCTCGACGGCATCCCTCTCGCAATCGAGCTCGCCGCCGCGCGCGTGCGCCACCTCTCACCGGAGCAGATCCGCGACCGGCTGAGTGACGCGTTCTCACTGCTCACGTCTGGCGCACGGACTGCGCTGCCGCGGCATCGCACGCTGCGCGCTGCGCTCGACTGGAGTCATGACCTGCTGCGCGAGGAAGCCCGCGTCGTGCTGCGCCGTCTGGCCGTATTCCGCGGGGGATTCACGCTCGATATGGTCGAGGAGGTGGCGTCAGGCGATGGTATCGCGCCGCACACAGTGCTCGACCTGATCGCAGTGCTGGCGGACCGCTCGATGATCGTGGTGCGTGAACAGGACGGCAGTGCGCGCTACCACCTGCTCGAGACCATGCGGCAGTATGCGGAGCAGCGGCTGGCAGAGGCGGGCGAGACGGAGCGCGTGCGCGGCCGGCTCGCTGCCGTGATCAGTGCGCGAGTTGCCGCTGTCGAGCCGTCGTTCACGACGCGTGCGCGGCGCAGCGCGTTCGCACAGCTTGAGCCAGAGCTGGACAACATCCGGGAGGTGCTCTCCTGGACGCGCGAACACGACCCGCAGCAGCACGTGCGTCTGGTCGGGATGCTCTGGTGGTTCTGGTTCAGCACCCGTTACTGGGTGGAGGCGCACCGCTGGCTCAGCGATGCACTCGAGCTGCCGGCTGCACGGGAGCCGACGCGCGAGCGTGCCGCGCTGCTGTTCGCGATCGGTGCGCTGGCCGCGCTGCGCGCCCAGCCCGCCGTCGCCCGGCCGTACCTCGAGGAAGCGGCCGTGCTGGCTGCGGCCGTCGGCGATGCACGGCTGGAAGCGTACGCGCTGAACTACATCGGCATGACCTGGTCGAGCTCGCTGTCACCCACCGCGCGCGAGTACACGGCACGCGCGGAGCGGTGGATGCGCGCGAACGGCGATGAATACGGTCTGCGGCTCGCACTGCTGCTCGGCGGCATGGCGGAGTTCGGTGCGGGGAACCGGGAGCGCGCGATCGAGATGATGGAAGAGGCCGTACAGATCGCGCGCAGCTTCGGTCAGGATCGCGAGCTGGCCGTCGCCCTGCAAACATACGCGACCGTCCTCATTGGGAGTGCCGGGATGGAAAAGATGGAGGCGATGGTCCTCGAATCGCTCGAGGCGCTGCGCCGTGATCCATCGTTCCTCTTCATCGCGCGCGCGATCGACTACCGCGCTTACTGTCGTTCGGAGCGCGATCCGCGGGCAGCAGCGCGTGAGATCGGCATTGCCTCCGCCATGCGTCGTCACATCGGTGCCAACCGGTTCCAGCACGATGATGTGGTCATGGACCGCCTGGTCGGACGGCTGCGCGAATTGCTCGGCGACGTTGAGTACGAGCGCGCCTTCGACGAAGGGACTCACGTGCAGCCGGCACACGCTCTCGATGAAGTGCTCGGGGGTGCTGCAACGCAGCCCGCCGCCGTGCAGCCGATTGCGCCTCTTCCCGCGGTGCGCACTGCGGACACAGCAGTGCCTGTCCCAGCGGCCGCGTCGCCTGCGCCGAGCCCTGTGGCAACAGATCTGTGCGTCCGCGCTCTCGGACCTTTCGAGGTGGAAGTACAGGGTACCGCGGTCAGTGCCTGGCCGTACGCCAAGCCGAAGGAGCTCCTCGCCTTCCTCCTGCTGCGGCCGCAGGGCCGCACACGTGCGGAGATCGGCGCTGCGCTCTGGCCGGAGGCGTCGCCTGCTCAGGTGCGCAACAGCTTCCACGTCACCATGCATCACGTACGTCGAACGATCGGCCACGCGGACTGGGTCGTGCTGGACGGCGAACGCTACATGATTGCGCCGGGTGTCACCGTGGATTTCGATGTCGCCGCGTTTCAGGAGCAGGCCGAGTCGGCCATGGCGCTGGACGGCGACGCTGCGGTCCCGGCGCTGCGAAGCGCCATGCGTCTCTATCGCGATCACTTCCTGGCGGGCGAGACCGCTGGCGCGTGGCGCGACGATGTGCAGGACCGCCTGCGCCGTCTGTACTGCAACGTGGGACTGCGGCTCGCGGAGCTCCTGGAAACTGCCGGTGACGACGCCGACGCCGCCGAAGTGTACGAACGCGTCATCGCGTGCGAGCCATTGCACGAGGCGGCGCACCGCGGATTGCTGCTGGCCCTCACGCGTGCGGGCCGGCGCGCACACGCATTGCGCCATTACGACCGGCTGCTCGCCGTTCTTCAGAGCCTCGAGCTGGAGCCCGAAGAGGAGACGCTGGAGCTGTATGAGCGGATCCGGTCAGCGGACATCGTTCCGGGCGGGTAA
- a CDS encoding Ig-like domain-containing protein: MNRWMRRAAAVLSIAMLTACEDDPTSTVRVDRVEVGPADQVLVVGDSTTITAVPMTADGDVVVEQVLWRNLRPDIATVVVHGGTAVVAAKAPGVARIEAEAGGRTGFVNVTVHAVAQVVSVTVLPATLVLEAGQDAALEAVARTAGGEIITGRAVTWTVEGQGVLVTPAAVAGWATVSAQLYGTATVRATIDGVTTEAEVQVVTTTPPPAAVATVEITPSNFSLPVNHETPLQAIAKDANGAIISGRPVSWTSTAESVASITPIGVSQFASLLAKMPGEAVIRANVDGITAEITVQVTTLPPPPQGVLYLSIYPYQRGIWVNQVLDFSQHLVATGRDGRIEDPEVTWSVEDTTIAIVDTNGNVRGRSKGTTQIRASVGDSLHATALVTVFATAQGPQVFDLTYDWWDHQWHMPPTVGTEQWTDPDGNVRDIQLWPVDGSLTLMDDGAYERVLVLEGWAVVNGVNQRVIRRTVVDSGAYTILVGGATGYSMQSSTTPGHTYTLLPAYNAGHAIMRAAVGTAAQQDYLFRMRQ; this comes from the coding sequence ATGAGGCGGGCGGCGGCGGTCCTGTCGATCGCAATGCTGACGGCCTGTGAGGACGACCCGACGAGCACGGTGCGAGTGGACCGGGTAGAGGTGGGGCCTGCGGACCAGGTCCTGGTGGTGGGTGATTCGACGACGATCACGGCCGTGCCGATGACGGCGGACGGCGACGTGGTGGTCGAGCAGGTGCTGTGGCGGAACCTGAGACCTGACATCGCCACGGTCGTGGTCCATGGCGGCACGGCCGTCGTCGCGGCAAAGGCGCCGGGGGTGGCCCGCATCGAAGCGGAGGCGGGCGGTCGCACGGGCTTCGTGAATGTCACGGTGCACGCTGTTGCGCAGGTGGTGAGCGTGACGGTGCTGCCGGCCACACTGGTGCTCGAAGCTGGTCAGGATGCTGCGCTCGAGGCGGTGGCGCGCACGGCTGGCGGCGAGATCATCACGGGCCGGGCCGTGACGTGGACCGTCGAGGGTCAGGGTGTGCTGGTCACGCCCGCAGCAGTCGCCGGGTGGGCCACGGTGAGCGCGCAGCTGTACGGAACCGCGACCGTCCGTGCCACGATCGATGGCGTCACGACGGAGGCGGAGGTGCAGGTCGTGACGACGACACCGCCGCCGGCGGCCGTGGCTACTGTCGAGATCACGCCGTCGAACTTCTCACTGCCAGTCAATCACGAGACGCCGCTCCAGGCGATCGCGAAGGATGCGAACGGCGCGATCATCAGCGGTCGGCCAGTAAGCTGGACGAGCACTGCCGAATCGGTCGCGAGCATTACGCCGATCGGCGTGTCGCAGTTCGCCAGCCTGCTTGCGAAGATGCCGGGCGAGGCGGTCATCCGCGCGAATGTCGATGGCATCACCGCGGAGATCACGGTGCAGGTGACGACGCTGCCACCGCCGCCGCAGGGGGTCCTCTATCTGAGCATCTATCCCTATCAGCGCGGCATCTGGGTGAACCAGGTTCTCGACTTCAGTCAGCACCTGGTCGCAACCGGACGTGACGGCAGGATCGAGGATCCGGAGGTGACGTGGTCTGTGGAGGATACCACGATCGCCATCGTGGACACGAACGGGAACGTGCGTGGGCGGAGCAAGGGCACGACTCAGATACGCGCAAGCGTCGGCGACAGCCTGCACGCGACGGCGCTCGTGACCGTGTTCGCTACGGCCCAGGGACCGCAGGTGTTCGATCTGACGTACGACTGGTGGGACCATCAGTGGCACATGCCGCCGACGGTCGGCACGGAGCAGTGGACGGACCCGGATGGCAACGTGCGCGACATACAGCTGTGGCCGGTTGACGGCTCATTGACACTGATGGATGACGGTGCGTACGAGCGTGTACTGGTGCTTGAAGGCTGGGCGGTCGTGAATGGCGTGAATCAGAGGGTGATCAGGCGCACGGTAGTCGATTCCGGCGCATACACGATCCTGGTGGGTGGCGCGACCGGCTACTCCATGCAGTCCAGCACCACACCGGGCCACACATATACGCTTCTGCCAGCGTACAACGCGGGACACGCCATCATGCGCGCCGCAGTCGGCACGGCGGCCCAGCAGGACTACCTGTTCCGGATGCGGCAGTGA